Proteins encoded in a region of the Candidatus Angelobacter sp. genome:
- a CDS encoding ATP-binding protein, with amino-acid sequence MIRSHFGLQRHPFDTEALTLLAHQQEVFDILRVHAQQGGLCLVLGEPGTGKSVLKQALLTHDPKRLITPVVNRTLHTYHNTLRILCEAFQIEFTGRDHHCERLLVQQAFSVHRAGKMLVPIIDDAHLMPADCLRKLRLLCEDFPRKRHAEDL; translated from the coding sequence ATGATCCGCTCCCACTTCGGCCTCCAGCGCCATCCCTTCGACACCGAAGCCCTCACGTTGCTGGCCCACCAGCAGGAAGTCTTCGACATCCTCCGCGTCCACGCCCAGCAAGGTGGCCTCTGCCTCGTGCTCGGCGAACCCGGCACCGGCAAAAGCGTATTGAAACAGGCGCTGCTCACCCACGATCCCAAACGCCTGATCACCCCCGTGGTCAACCGCACCCTGCACACCTATCACAACACCCTGCGCATCCTTTGCGAAGCCTTCCAGATCGAGTTCACCGGTCGCGACCATCACTGTGAACGGCTGCTGGTGCAACAAGCCTTCAGCGTCCACCGCGCCGGCAAGATGCTCGTCCCCATCATCGACGACGCTCATCTCATGCCCGCCGACTGCCTGCGCAAACTGCGTCTGCTCTGCGAGGACTTTCCCCGTAAGCGTCACGCGGAGGACCTCTAG